From a single Nicotiana tomentosiformis chromosome 2, ASM39032v3, whole genome shotgun sequence genomic region:
- the LOC104091317 gene encoding uncharacterized protein produces MSKPATTPAPASSTTIKPEDYSHSPVHYAVVLGDHSTLSRLVASVPRLVDPTQINTESHSLSQERIADQISAVLDRRDNPNRETPLHLAVRLNDVYAARTLAVAGADISLQNAAGWNALQEAIMRRCSDVVSVLVQHHHLGAWSKWRRRLPRLVAVLRRMRDFYMEISFHFESSIVPFVGKIAPSDTYKIWKRDGNLRADTSLAGYDGLKIQRANQSFLFLGDSDRNFDIPAGALLVLNHDERKIYDAFENAGAPLSDSDVASFCNQTSVYRPGMDVTKSALVGRTNWRGQDKTENVGEWKGRVYDVHNVVFSFRSRKITGAESEQILPLDLELEEDSEEGFLVAENPRFSVSTRPSATGEGNRQRRHSSFIREEREFVTVSRKSVDIIPEPRRRTAAIPVAPPPNTKEKEYVKSLKPSVWLTEQFPLKTEELLPLLDILANKVKAVRRMRELLTTKFPPGTFPVKLAIPVVPTVRVVITFTKFVELQPIEQFYTPFSSPSHLLNGAEDESSGSNYRSFPSSSSSSSSSWLSRSNSRSRSSSKQPQQSSNGGQQADPFAIPGGYSWSSFDEKNRKMKKSKSTRRTK; encoded by the exons ATGTCGAAACCGGCGACAACGCCGGCGCCGGCATCTTCAACGACGATAAAGCCGGAAGATTACTCTCATAGCCCTGTACATTACGCCGTCGTTTTAGGCGATCACTCTACTCTAAGCAGACTCGTCGCTTCTGTTCCTCGACTCGTCGATCCAACTCAGATAAACACTGAGTCCCACTCGCTTTCCCAGGAACGAATTGCAGATCAAATCTCCGCCGTCCTTGACCGCCGTGACAACCCTAACCGTGAAACTCCATTACACCTCGCCGTCCGTTTGAATGACGTGTACGCTGCTCGGACTCTTGCCGTTGCCGGCGCCGACATTTCGCTTCAGAATGCTGCTGGTTGGAATGCTCTACAGGAAGCCATTATGCGGAGATGCTCCGACGTTGTTTCGGTTCTCGTCCAGCATCATCATTTAGGTGCTTGGTCCAAGTGGCGCCGCCGTCTTCCTCGCCTTGTTGCTGTTCTCCGCAGAATGCGTGATTTTTACATGGAGATTTCGTTCCATTTCGAGAGTTCTATTGTTCCGTTTGTCGGAAAAATTGCGCCTTCTGATACGTATAAGATCTGGAAACGCGACGGCAATCTCCGAGCAGATACTTCCTTAGCAGGTTACGACGGCTTGAAAATTCAGCGAGCTAATCAGAGTTTTCTCTTTCTCGGTGACAGTGATCGGAATTTCGATATTCCGGCCGGTGCTTTGCTAGTTTTGAATCATGACGAGCGTAAAATTTATGATGCTTTTGAAAATGCCGGTGCTCCGTTGAGCGATTCCGACGTCGCGAGTTTCTGTAATCAAACAAGTGTGTATCGTCCTGGAATGGACGTGACAAAATCGGCACTAGTCGGTCGTACGAATTGGAGAGGGCAAGACAAAACGGAGAACGTCGGTGAATGGAAAGGTAGGGTTTACGATGTGCACAATGTTGTTTTCAGCTTCCGATCACGGAAAATCACCGGAGCTGAAAGCGAACAAATTTTGCCATTAGACTTGGAACTCGAAGAGGATTCTGAAGAAGGTTTCCTCGTAGCAGAAAATCCACGGTTTAGCGTCTCTACTCGCCCATCCGCTACCGGGGAAGGTAACAGACAAAGACGCCACAGCAGTTTCATTCGAGAGGAGAGAGAGTTCGTTACCGTATCCAGAAAGAGTGTCGACATTATTCCTGAACCACGGCGGAGAACGGCGGCGATACCGGTTGCACCACCACCGAATACGAAGGAGAAAGAGTATGTGAAGAGTCTGAAACCGTCGGTTTGGTTAACGGAGCAGTTCCCCTTGAAGACGGAGGAGTTGCTGCCGTTACTTGACATATTAGCGAACAAGGTCAAAGCCGTTAGACGAATGAGAGAGCTGTTAACGACCAAGTTCCCTCCGGGGACATTTCCAGTAAAG TTGGCTATACCGGTGGTCCCTACAGTGAGGGTGGTAATAACATTCACGAAATTTGTCGAGCTACAACCAATTGAACAGTTCTACACTCCATTTTCAAGTCCGAGCCACCTTCTTAATGGTGCTGAGGATGAAAGTTCAGGCAGTAATTACCGTTCATTTCCATCATCGTCGTCTTCATCATCGTCGTCGTGGCTGTCGAGGAGCAATAGCCGGTCGCGCTCTTCGAGCAAGCAGCCACAACAGAGCAGTAATGGAGGACAACAAGCAGATCCATTTGCAATACCTGGTGGATATAGTTGGAGTAGTTTTGATGAGAAGAATAGGAAAATGAAGAAATCTAAGTCTACTAGGAGAACCAAGTGA